From a region of the Daphnia magna isolate NIES linkage group LG1, ASM2063170v1.1, whole genome shotgun sequence genome:
- the LOC116933343 gene encoding ELAV-like protein 1 isoform X9, with product MNGLESLPQHGVLTANGLNHVASVNNVSHGSQHIVPKDDESKTNLIVNYLPQTMTQEEIRSLFASIGEVESCKLIRDKITGLDFEINDAGQSLGYGFVNYHRAEDAEKAINTLNGLRLQNKTIKVSFARPSSENIKGANLYVSGIPKTMCQSELETLFAPFGRIITSRILCDSITAAGLSKGVGFIRFDTRGEAERAIEKLNGTVPQGATEPITVKFANNPSNSTKGLAPLAAYLPEFSSGAAAAAAAALGVRRFGGPIHPTGRLRYIPLSPLARGGAAWQPMGVTGVNDGVGVNEMSITDLSEGARTPSSAGKAVLALNKGLQRFSPLAGDILASPLLPGAAAAAAAAAAGAAIPGWCIFVYNLAPDTEESVLWQLFGPFGAVQSVKVIRDLQTNKCKGFGFVTMTNYDEALVAIQSLNGYTLGNRVLQVSFKTAGSSTGRPSKA from the exons ATGAACGGTTTAGAAAGTCTACCTCAACACGGCGTCCTGACAGCCAATGGACTCAATCACGTTGCATCCGTCAATAATGTTAGCCAC gGATCGCAGCACATTGTGCCCAAAGATGACGAAAGCAAGACTAACTTGATTGTTAATTACTTGCCACAGACGATGACTCAAGAAGAAATCCGCTCCCTATTTGCCTCTATTGGCGAAGTTGAGAGTTGCAAGCTCATACGCGACAAAATCACAGGTCTTGATTTTGAGATCAATGATG CAGGGCAGAGTTTGGGCTACGGATTCGTCAACTATCATCGAGCCGAAGATGCTGAAAAAGCAATTAACACTTTGAACGGATTGCGtctacaaaacaaaacgatcaAG GTCTCGTTTGCCCGTCCTAGCAGCGAGAACATTAAAGGAGCCAACTTGTATGTTAGTGGCATACCCAAGACGATGTGCCAGAGTGAATTGGAGACTCTATTTGCGCCGTTTGGACGCATCATTACGTCTCGGATCCTTTGTGACAGCATCACGG CAGCCGGTCTGTCAAAAGGGGTGGGGTTCATTCGGTTTGACACGCGAGGAGAGGCAGAACGTGCCATTGAGAAACTGAATGGCACCGTGCCGCAAGGAGCCACAGAGCCCATTACAGTCAAGTTTGCAAACAACCCCAGCAATTCTACCAAGGGTCTAGCTCCATTGGCTGCCTACCTACCTG aatTTTCTTCTGGTGCGGCAGCTGCAGCTGCGGCGGCGTTGGGCGTTCGACGTTTCGGAGGACCTATACATCCAACCGGACGCCTTCGCTACATCCCACTTTCTCCTTTGGCCAG AGGCGGGGCAGCGTGGCAACCGATGGGCGTCACCGGTGTGAATGACGGTGTTGGGGTCAATGAAATGAGCATCACCGACCTATCGGAAGGCGCTCGCACTCCTTCCAG TGCGGGCAAGGCTGTGTTGGCCCTCAACAAAGGGCTTCAAAG GTTTTCGCCTTTGGCCGGTGATATTTTGGCTTCACCATTGctaccgggagctgctgccgCAGCTGCCGCCGCTGCCGCTGGAGCTGCCATTCCAG GTTGGtgcatttttgtttacaaCTTGGCGCCCGACACGGAGGAAAGTGTCTTGTGGCAGCTTTTTGGACCATTCGGTGCTGTTCAGAGCGTCAAAGTGATTCGTGATCTGCAGACAAACAAGTGCAAGGGCTTCGGATTTGTCACTATGACCAACTATGACGAAGCACTTGTAGCCATCCAGTCGCTCAATGGCTATACGCTTGGTAATCGCGTCCTCCAAGTTTCGTTCAAAACTGCCGGATCCTCTACTGGTCGTCCTAGCAAAGCCTAA
- the LOC116933343 gene encoding ELAV-like protein 1-B isoform X13, translated as MNGLESLPQHGVLTANGLNHVASVNNVSHGSQHIVPKDDESKTNLIVNYLPQTMTQEEIRSLFASIGEVESCKLIRDKITGLDFEINDAGQSLGYGFVNYHRAEDAEKAINTLNGLRLQNKTIKVSFARPSSENIKGANLYVSGIPKTMCQSELETLFAPFGRIITSRILCDSITAAGLSKGVGFIRFDTRGEAERAIEKLNGTVPQGATEPITVKFANNPSNSTKGLAPLAAYLPEFSSGAAAAAAAALGVRRFGGPIHPTGRLRYIPLSPLARGGAAWQPMGVTGVNDGVGVNEMSITDLSEGARTPSRFSPLAGDILASPLLPGAAAAAAAAAAGAAIPGWCIFVYNLAPDTEESVLWQLFGPFGAVQSVKVIRDLQTNKCKGFGFVTMTNYDEALVAIQSLNGYTLGNRVLQVSFKTAGSSTGRPSKA; from the exons ATGAACGGTTTAGAAAGTCTACCTCAACACGGCGTCCTGACAGCCAATGGACTCAATCACGTTGCATCCGTCAATAATGTTAGCCAC gGATCGCAGCACATTGTGCCCAAAGATGACGAAAGCAAGACTAACTTGATTGTTAATTACTTGCCACAGACGATGACTCAAGAAGAAATCCGCTCCCTATTTGCCTCTATTGGCGAAGTTGAGAGTTGCAAGCTCATACGCGACAAAATCACAGGTCTTGATTTTGAGATCAATGATG CAGGGCAGAGTTTGGGCTACGGATTCGTCAACTATCATCGAGCCGAAGATGCTGAAAAAGCAATTAACACTTTGAACGGATTGCGtctacaaaacaaaacgatcaAG GTCTCGTTTGCCCGTCCTAGCAGCGAGAACATTAAAGGAGCCAACTTGTATGTTAGTGGCATACCCAAGACGATGTGCCAGAGTGAATTGGAGACTCTATTTGCGCCGTTTGGACGCATCATTACGTCTCGGATCCTTTGTGACAGCATCACGG CAGCCGGTCTGTCAAAAGGGGTGGGGTTCATTCGGTTTGACACGCGAGGAGAGGCAGAACGTGCCATTGAGAAACTGAATGGCACCGTGCCGCAAGGAGCCACAGAGCCCATTACAGTCAAGTTTGCAAACAACCCCAGCAATTCTACCAAGGGTCTAGCTCCATTGGCTGCCTACCTACCTG aatTTTCTTCTGGTGCGGCAGCTGCAGCTGCGGCGGCGTTGGGCGTTCGACGTTTCGGAGGACCTATACATCCAACCGGACGCCTTCGCTACATCCCACTTTCTCCTTTGGCCAG AGGCGGGGCAGCGTGGCAACCGATGGGCGTCACCGGTGTGAATGACGGTGTTGGGGTCAATGAAATGAGCATCACCGACCTATCGGAAGGCGCTCGCACTCCTTCCAG GTTTTCGCCTTTGGCCGGTGATATTTTGGCTTCACCATTGctaccgggagctgctgccgCAGCTGCCGCCGCTGCCGCTGGAGCTGCCATTCCAG GTTGGtgcatttttgtttacaaCTTGGCGCCCGACACGGAGGAAAGTGTCTTGTGGCAGCTTTTTGGACCATTCGGTGCTGTTCAGAGCGTCAAAGTGATTCGTGATCTGCAGACAAACAAGTGCAAGGGCTTCGGATTTGTCACTATGACCAACTATGACGAAGCACTTGTAGCCATCCAGTCGCTCAATGGCTATACGCTTGGTAATCGCGTCCTCCAAGTTTCGTTCAAAACTGCCGGATCCTCTACTGGTCGTCCTAGCAAAGCCTAA
- the LOC116933343 gene encoding ELAV-like protein 1-B isoform X17: MNGLESLPQHGVLTANGLNHVASVNNVSHGSQHIVPKDDESKTNLIVNYLPQTMTQEEIRSLFASIGEVESCKLIRDKITGLDFEINDAGQSLGYGFVNYHRAEDAEKAINTLNGLRLQNKTIKVSFARPSSENIKGANLYVSGIPKTMCQSELETLFAPFGRIITSRILCDSITAAGLSKGVGFIRFDTRGEAERAIEKLNGTVPQGATEPITVKFANNPSNSTKGLAPLAAYLPEFSSGAAAAAAAALGVRRFGGPIHPTGRLRYIPLSPLARFSPLAGDILASPLLPGAAAAAAAAAAGAAIPGWCIFVYNLAPDTEESVLWQLFGPFGAVQSVKVIRDLQTNKCKGFGFVTMTNYDEALVAIQSLNGYTLGNRVLQVSFKTAGSSTGRPSKA; the protein is encoded by the exons ATGAACGGTTTAGAAAGTCTACCTCAACACGGCGTCCTGACAGCCAATGGACTCAATCACGTTGCATCCGTCAATAATGTTAGCCAC gGATCGCAGCACATTGTGCCCAAAGATGACGAAAGCAAGACTAACTTGATTGTTAATTACTTGCCACAGACGATGACTCAAGAAGAAATCCGCTCCCTATTTGCCTCTATTGGCGAAGTTGAGAGTTGCAAGCTCATACGCGACAAAATCACAGGTCTTGATTTTGAGATCAATGATG CAGGGCAGAGTTTGGGCTACGGATTCGTCAACTATCATCGAGCCGAAGATGCTGAAAAAGCAATTAACACTTTGAACGGATTGCGtctacaaaacaaaacgatcaAG GTCTCGTTTGCCCGTCCTAGCAGCGAGAACATTAAAGGAGCCAACTTGTATGTTAGTGGCATACCCAAGACGATGTGCCAGAGTGAATTGGAGACTCTATTTGCGCCGTTTGGACGCATCATTACGTCTCGGATCCTTTGTGACAGCATCACGG CAGCCGGTCTGTCAAAAGGGGTGGGGTTCATTCGGTTTGACACGCGAGGAGAGGCAGAACGTGCCATTGAGAAACTGAATGGCACCGTGCCGCAAGGAGCCACAGAGCCCATTACAGTCAAGTTTGCAAACAACCCCAGCAATTCTACCAAGGGTCTAGCTCCATTGGCTGCCTACCTACCTG aatTTTCTTCTGGTGCGGCAGCTGCAGCTGCGGCGGCGTTGGGCGTTCGACGTTTCGGAGGACCTATACATCCAACCGGACGCCTTCGCTACATCCCACTTTCTCCTTTGGCCAG GTTTTCGCCTTTGGCCGGTGATATTTTGGCTTCACCATTGctaccgggagctgctgccgCAGCTGCCGCCGCTGCCGCTGGAGCTGCCATTCCAG GTTGGtgcatttttgtttacaaCTTGGCGCCCGACACGGAGGAAAGTGTCTTGTGGCAGCTTTTTGGACCATTCGGTGCTGTTCAGAGCGTCAAAGTGATTCGTGATCTGCAGACAAACAAGTGCAAGGGCTTCGGATTTGTCACTATGACCAACTATGACGAAGCACTTGTAGCCATCCAGTCGCTCAATGGCTATACGCTTGGTAATCGCGTCCTCCAAGTTTCGTTCAAAACTGCCGGATCCTCTACTGGTCGTCCTAGCAAAGCCTAA
- the LOC116933343 gene encoding ELAV-like protein 1-B isoform X16, with protein sequence MNGLESLPQHGVLTANGLNHVASVNNVSHGSQHIVPKDDESKTNLIVNYLPQTMTQEEIRSLFASIGEVESCKLIRDKITGLDFEINDAGQSLGYGFVNYHRAEDAEKAINTLNGLRLQNKTIKVSFARPSSENIKGANLYVSGIPKTMCQSELETLFAPFGRIITSRILCDSITAAGLSKGVGFIRFDTRGEAERAIEKLNGTVPQGATEPITVKFANNPSNSTKGLAPLAAYLPEFSSGAAAAAAAALGVRRFGGPIHPTGRLRYIPLSPLARFSPLAGDILASPLLPGAAAAAAAAAAGAAIPGTGWCIFVYNLAPDTEESVLWQLFGPFGAVQSVKVIRDLQTNKCKGFGFVTMTNYDEALVAIQSLNGYTLGNRVLQVSFKTAGSSTGRPSKA encoded by the exons ATGAACGGTTTAGAAAGTCTACCTCAACACGGCGTCCTGACAGCCAATGGACTCAATCACGTTGCATCCGTCAATAATGTTAGCCAC gGATCGCAGCACATTGTGCCCAAAGATGACGAAAGCAAGACTAACTTGATTGTTAATTACTTGCCACAGACGATGACTCAAGAAGAAATCCGCTCCCTATTTGCCTCTATTGGCGAAGTTGAGAGTTGCAAGCTCATACGCGACAAAATCACAGGTCTTGATTTTGAGATCAATGATG CAGGGCAGAGTTTGGGCTACGGATTCGTCAACTATCATCGAGCCGAAGATGCTGAAAAAGCAATTAACACTTTGAACGGATTGCGtctacaaaacaaaacgatcaAG GTCTCGTTTGCCCGTCCTAGCAGCGAGAACATTAAAGGAGCCAACTTGTATGTTAGTGGCATACCCAAGACGATGTGCCAGAGTGAATTGGAGACTCTATTTGCGCCGTTTGGACGCATCATTACGTCTCGGATCCTTTGTGACAGCATCACGG CAGCCGGTCTGTCAAAAGGGGTGGGGTTCATTCGGTTTGACACGCGAGGAGAGGCAGAACGTGCCATTGAGAAACTGAATGGCACCGTGCCGCAAGGAGCCACAGAGCCCATTACAGTCAAGTTTGCAAACAACCCCAGCAATTCTACCAAGGGTCTAGCTCCATTGGCTGCCTACCTACCTG aatTTTCTTCTGGTGCGGCAGCTGCAGCTGCGGCGGCGTTGGGCGTTCGACGTTTCGGAGGACCTATACATCCAACCGGACGCCTTCGCTACATCCCACTTTCTCCTTTGGCCAG GTTTTCGCCTTTGGCCGGTGATATTTTGGCTTCACCATTGctaccgggagctgctgccgCAGCTGCCGCCGCTGCCGCTGGAGCTGCCATTCCAG GAACAGGTTGGtgcatttttgtttacaaCTTGGCGCCCGACACGGAGGAAAGTGTCTTGTGGCAGCTTTTTGGACCATTCGGTGCTGTTCAGAGCGTCAAAGTGATTCGTGATCTGCAGACAAACAAGTGCAAGGGCTTCGGATTTGTCACTATGACCAACTATGACGAAGCACTTGTAGCCATCCAGTCGCTCAATGGCTATACGCTTGGTAATCGCGTCCTCCAAGTTTCGTTCAAAACTGCCGGATCCTCTACTGGTCGTCCTAGCAAAGCCTAA
- the LOC116933343 gene encoding ELAV-like protein 3 isoform X1 — translation MNGLESLPQHGVLTANGLNHVASVNNVSHGSQHIVPKDDESKTNLIVNYLPQTMTQEEIRSLFASIGEVESCKLIRDKITGLDFEINDAGQSLGYGFVNYHRAEDAEKAINTLNGLRLQNKTIKVSFARPSSENIKGANLYVSGIPKTMCQSELETLFAPFGRIITSRILCDSITAAGLSKGVGFIRFDTRGEAERAIEKLNGTVPQGATEPITVKFANNPSNSTKGLAPLAAYLPEFSSGAAAAAAAALGVRRFGGPIHPTGRLRYIPLSPLARGGAAWQPMGVTGVNDGVGVNEMSITDLSEGARTPSSAGKAVLALNKGLQRFSPLAGDILASPLLPGAAAAAAAAAAGAAIPDVYFKFDEGTGWCIFVYNLAPDTEESVLWQLFGPFGAVQSVKVIRDLQTNKCKGFGFVTMTNYDEALVAIQSLNGYTLGNRVLQVSFKTAGSSTGRPSKA, via the exons ATGAACGGTTTAGAAAGTCTACCTCAACACGGCGTCCTGACAGCCAATGGACTCAATCACGTTGCATCCGTCAATAATGTTAGCCAC gGATCGCAGCACATTGTGCCCAAAGATGACGAAAGCAAGACTAACTTGATTGTTAATTACTTGCCACAGACGATGACTCAAGAAGAAATCCGCTCCCTATTTGCCTCTATTGGCGAAGTTGAGAGTTGCAAGCTCATACGCGACAAAATCACAGGTCTTGATTTTGAGATCAATGATG CAGGGCAGAGTTTGGGCTACGGATTCGTCAACTATCATCGAGCCGAAGATGCTGAAAAAGCAATTAACACTTTGAACGGATTGCGtctacaaaacaaaacgatcaAG GTCTCGTTTGCCCGTCCTAGCAGCGAGAACATTAAAGGAGCCAACTTGTATGTTAGTGGCATACCCAAGACGATGTGCCAGAGTGAATTGGAGACTCTATTTGCGCCGTTTGGACGCATCATTACGTCTCGGATCCTTTGTGACAGCATCACGG CAGCCGGTCTGTCAAAAGGGGTGGGGTTCATTCGGTTTGACACGCGAGGAGAGGCAGAACGTGCCATTGAGAAACTGAATGGCACCGTGCCGCAAGGAGCCACAGAGCCCATTACAGTCAAGTTTGCAAACAACCCCAGCAATTCTACCAAGGGTCTAGCTCCATTGGCTGCCTACCTACCTG aatTTTCTTCTGGTGCGGCAGCTGCAGCTGCGGCGGCGTTGGGCGTTCGACGTTTCGGAGGACCTATACATCCAACCGGACGCCTTCGCTACATCCCACTTTCTCCTTTGGCCAG AGGCGGGGCAGCGTGGCAACCGATGGGCGTCACCGGTGTGAATGACGGTGTTGGGGTCAATGAAATGAGCATCACCGACCTATCGGAAGGCGCTCGCACTCCTTCCAG TGCGGGCAAGGCTGTGTTGGCCCTCAACAAAGGGCTTCAAAG GTTTTCGCCTTTGGCCGGTGATATTTTGGCTTCACCATTGctaccgggagctgctgccgCAGCTGCCGCCGCTGCCGCTGGAGCTGCCATTCCAG ATGTTTACTTTAAATTTGATGAAGGAACAGGTTGGtgcatttttgtttacaaCTTGGCGCCCGACACGGAGGAAAGTGTCTTGTGGCAGCTTTTTGGACCATTCGGTGCTGTTCAGAGCGTCAAAGTGATTCGTGATCTGCAGACAAACAAGTGCAAGGGCTTCGGATTTGTCACTATGACCAACTATGACGAAGCACTTGTAGCCATCCAGTCGCTCAATGGCTATACGCTTGGTAATCGCGTCCTCCAAGTTTCGTTCAAAACTGCCGGATCCTCTACTGGTCGTCCTAGCAAAGCCTAA
- the LOC116933343 gene encoding ELAV-like protein 3 isoform X5 gives MNGLESLPQHGVLTANGLNHVASVNNGSQHIVPKDDESKTNLIVNYLPQTMTQEEIRSLFASIGEVESCKLIRDKITGLDFEINDAGQSLGYGFVNYHRAEDAEKAINTLNGLRLQNKTIKVSFARPSSENIKGANLYVSGIPKTMCQSELETLFAPFGRIITSRILCDSITAAGLSKGVGFIRFDTRGEAERAIEKLNGTVPQGATEPITVKFANNPSNSTKGLAPLAAYLPEFSSGAAAAAAAALGVRRFGGPIHPTGRLRYIPLSPLARGGAAWQPMGVTGVNDGVGVNEMSITDLSEGARTPSSAGKAVLALNKGLQRFSPLAGDILASPLLPGAAAAAAAAAAGAAIPDVYFKFDEGTGWCIFVYNLAPDTEESVLWQLFGPFGAVQSVKVIRDLQTNKCKGFGFVTMTNYDEALVAIQSLNGYTLGNRVLQVSFKTAGSSTGRPSKA, from the exons ATGAACGGTTTAGAAAGTCTACCTCAACACGGCGTCCTGACAGCCAATGGACTCAATCACGTTGCATCCGTCAATAAT gGATCGCAGCACATTGTGCCCAAAGATGACGAAAGCAAGACTAACTTGATTGTTAATTACTTGCCACAGACGATGACTCAAGAAGAAATCCGCTCCCTATTTGCCTCTATTGGCGAAGTTGAGAGTTGCAAGCTCATACGCGACAAAATCACAGGTCTTGATTTTGAGATCAATGATG CAGGGCAGAGTTTGGGCTACGGATTCGTCAACTATCATCGAGCCGAAGATGCTGAAAAAGCAATTAACACTTTGAACGGATTGCGtctacaaaacaaaacgatcaAG GTCTCGTTTGCCCGTCCTAGCAGCGAGAACATTAAAGGAGCCAACTTGTATGTTAGTGGCATACCCAAGACGATGTGCCAGAGTGAATTGGAGACTCTATTTGCGCCGTTTGGACGCATCATTACGTCTCGGATCCTTTGTGACAGCATCACGG CAGCCGGTCTGTCAAAAGGGGTGGGGTTCATTCGGTTTGACACGCGAGGAGAGGCAGAACGTGCCATTGAGAAACTGAATGGCACCGTGCCGCAAGGAGCCACAGAGCCCATTACAGTCAAGTTTGCAAACAACCCCAGCAATTCTACCAAGGGTCTAGCTCCATTGGCTGCCTACCTACCTG aatTTTCTTCTGGTGCGGCAGCTGCAGCTGCGGCGGCGTTGGGCGTTCGACGTTTCGGAGGACCTATACATCCAACCGGACGCCTTCGCTACATCCCACTTTCTCCTTTGGCCAG AGGCGGGGCAGCGTGGCAACCGATGGGCGTCACCGGTGTGAATGACGGTGTTGGGGTCAATGAAATGAGCATCACCGACCTATCGGAAGGCGCTCGCACTCCTTCCAG TGCGGGCAAGGCTGTGTTGGCCCTCAACAAAGGGCTTCAAAG GTTTTCGCCTTTGGCCGGTGATATTTTGGCTTCACCATTGctaccgggagctgctgccgCAGCTGCCGCCGCTGCCGCTGGAGCTGCCATTCCAG ATGTTTACTTTAAATTTGATGAAGGAACAGGTTGGtgcatttttgtttacaaCTTGGCGCCCGACACGGAGGAAAGTGTCTTGTGGCAGCTTTTTGGACCATTCGGTGCTGTTCAGAGCGTCAAAGTGATTCGTGATCTGCAGACAAACAAGTGCAAGGGCTTCGGATTTGTCACTATGACCAACTATGACGAAGCACTTGTAGCCATCCAGTCGCTCAATGGCTATACGCTTGGTAATCGCGTCCTCCAAGTTTCGTTCAAAACTGCCGGATCCTCTACTGGTCGTCCTAGCAAAGCCTAA
- the LOC116933343 gene encoding ELAV-like protein 3 isoform X3, which yields MNGLESLPQHGVLTANGLNHVASVNNVSHGSQHIVPKDDESKTNLIVNYLPQTMTQEEIRSLFASIGEVESCKLIRDKITGLDFEINDGQSLGYGFVNYHRAEDAEKAINTLNGLRLQNKTIKVSFARPSSENIKGANLYVSGIPKTMCQSELETLFAPFGRIITSRILCDSITAAGLSKGVGFIRFDTRGEAERAIEKLNGTVPQGATEPITVKFANNPSNSTKGLAPLAAYLPEFSSGAAAAAAAALGVRRFGGPIHPTGRLRYIPLSPLARGGAAWQPMGVTGVNDGVGVNEMSITDLSEGARTPSSAGKAVLALNKGLQRFSPLAGDILASPLLPGAAAAAAAAAAGAAIPDVYFKFDEGTGWCIFVYNLAPDTEESVLWQLFGPFGAVQSVKVIRDLQTNKCKGFGFVTMTNYDEALVAIQSLNGYTLGNRVLQVSFKTAGSSTGRPSKA from the exons ATGAACGGTTTAGAAAGTCTACCTCAACACGGCGTCCTGACAGCCAATGGACTCAATCACGTTGCATCCGTCAATAATGTTAGCCAC gGATCGCAGCACATTGTGCCCAAAGATGACGAAAGCAAGACTAACTTGATTGTTAATTACTTGCCACAGACGATGACTCAAGAAGAAATCCGCTCCCTATTTGCCTCTATTGGCGAAGTTGAGAGTTGCAAGCTCATACGCGACAAAATCACAGGTCTTGATTTTGAGATCAATGATG GGCAGAGTTTGGGCTACGGATTCGTCAACTATCATCGAGCCGAAGATGCTGAAAAAGCAATTAACACTTTGAACGGATTGCGtctacaaaacaaaacgatcaAG GTCTCGTTTGCCCGTCCTAGCAGCGAGAACATTAAAGGAGCCAACTTGTATGTTAGTGGCATACCCAAGACGATGTGCCAGAGTGAATTGGAGACTCTATTTGCGCCGTTTGGACGCATCATTACGTCTCGGATCCTTTGTGACAGCATCACGG CAGCCGGTCTGTCAAAAGGGGTGGGGTTCATTCGGTTTGACACGCGAGGAGAGGCAGAACGTGCCATTGAGAAACTGAATGGCACCGTGCCGCAAGGAGCCACAGAGCCCATTACAGTCAAGTTTGCAAACAACCCCAGCAATTCTACCAAGGGTCTAGCTCCATTGGCTGCCTACCTACCTG aatTTTCTTCTGGTGCGGCAGCTGCAGCTGCGGCGGCGTTGGGCGTTCGACGTTTCGGAGGACCTATACATCCAACCGGACGCCTTCGCTACATCCCACTTTCTCCTTTGGCCAG AGGCGGGGCAGCGTGGCAACCGATGGGCGTCACCGGTGTGAATGACGGTGTTGGGGTCAATGAAATGAGCATCACCGACCTATCGGAAGGCGCTCGCACTCCTTCCAG TGCGGGCAAGGCTGTGTTGGCCCTCAACAAAGGGCTTCAAAG GTTTTCGCCTTTGGCCGGTGATATTTTGGCTTCACCATTGctaccgggagctgctgccgCAGCTGCCGCCGCTGCCGCTGGAGCTGCCATTCCAG ATGTTTACTTTAAATTTGATGAAGGAACAGGTTGGtgcatttttgtttacaaCTTGGCGCCCGACACGGAGGAAAGTGTCTTGTGGCAGCTTTTTGGACCATTCGGTGCTGTTCAGAGCGTCAAAGTGATTCGTGATCTGCAGACAAACAAGTGCAAGGGCTTCGGATTTGTCACTATGACCAACTATGACGAAGCACTTGTAGCCATCCAGTCGCTCAATGGCTATACGCTTGGTAATCGCGTCCTCCAAGTTTCGTTCAAAACTGCCGGATCCTCTACTGGTCGTCCTAGCAAAGCCTAA
- the LOC116933343 gene encoding ELAV-like protein 3 isoform X2, protein MNGLESLPQHGVLTANGLNHVASVNNVSHGSQHIVPKDDESKTNLIVNYLPQTMTQEEIRSLFASIGEVESCKLIRDKITGLDFEINDAGQSLGYGFVNYHRAEDAEKAINTLNGLRLQNKTIKVSFARPSSENIKGANLYVSGIPKTMCQSELETLFAPFGRIITSRILCDSITAGLSKGVGFIRFDTRGEAERAIEKLNGTVPQGATEPITVKFANNPSNSTKGLAPLAAYLPEFSSGAAAAAAAALGVRRFGGPIHPTGRLRYIPLSPLARGGAAWQPMGVTGVNDGVGVNEMSITDLSEGARTPSSAGKAVLALNKGLQRFSPLAGDILASPLLPGAAAAAAAAAAGAAIPDVYFKFDEGTGWCIFVYNLAPDTEESVLWQLFGPFGAVQSVKVIRDLQTNKCKGFGFVTMTNYDEALVAIQSLNGYTLGNRVLQVSFKTAGSSTGRPSKA, encoded by the exons ATGAACGGTTTAGAAAGTCTACCTCAACACGGCGTCCTGACAGCCAATGGACTCAATCACGTTGCATCCGTCAATAATGTTAGCCAC gGATCGCAGCACATTGTGCCCAAAGATGACGAAAGCAAGACTAACTTGATTGTTAATTACTTGCCACAGACGATGACTCAAGAAGAAATCCGCTCCCTATTTGCCTCTATTGGCGAAGTTGAGAGTTGCAAGCTCATACGCGACAAAATCACAGGTCTTGATTTTGAGATCAATGATG CAGGGCAGAGTTTGGGCTACGGATTCGTCAACTATCATCGAGCCGAAGATGCTGAAAAAGCAATTAACACTTTGAACGGATTGCGtctacaaaacaaaacgatcaAG GTCTCGTTTGCCCGTCCTAGCAGCGAGAACATTAAAGGAGCCAACTTGTATGTTAGTGGCATACCCAAGACGATGTGCCAGAGTGAATTGGAGACTCTATTTGCGCCGTTTGGACGCATCATTACGTCTCGGATCCTTTGTGACAGCATCACGG CCGGTCTGTCAAAAGGGGTGGGGTTCATTCGGTTTGACACGCGAGGAGAGGCAGAACGTGCCATTGAGAAACTGAATGGCACCGTGCCGCAAGGAGCCACAGAGCCCATTACAGTCAAGTTTGCAAACAACCCCAGCAATTCTACCAAGGGTCTAGCTCCATTGGCTGCCTACCTACCTG aatTTTCTTCTGGTGCGGCAGCTGCAGCTGCGGCGGCGTTGGGCGTTCGACGTTTCGGAGGACCTATACATCCAACCGGACGCCTTCGCTACATCCCACTTTCTCCTTTGGCCAG AGGCGGGGCAGCGTGGCAACCGATGGGCGTCACCGGTGTGAATGACGGTGTTGGGGTCAATGAAATGAGCATCACCGACCTATCGGAAGGCGCTCGCACTCCTTCCAG TGCGGGCAAGGCTGTGTTGGCCCTCAACAAAGGGCTTCAAAG GTTTTCGCCTTTGGCCGGTGATATTTTGGCTTCACCATTGctaccgggagctgctgccgCAGCTGCCGCCGCTGCCGCTGGAGCTGCCATTCCAG ATGTTTACTTTAAATTTGATGAAGGAACAGGTTGGtgcatttttgtttacaaCTTGGCGCCCGACACGGAGGAAAGTGTCTTGTGGCAGCTTTTTGGACCATTCGGTGCTGTTCAGAGCGTCAAAGTGATTCGTGATCTGCAGACAAACAAGTGCAAGGGCTTCGGATTTGTCACTATGACCAACTATGACGAAGCACTTGTAGCCATCCAGTCGCTCAATGGCTATACGCTTGGTAATCGCGTCCTCCAAGTTTCGTTCAAAACTGCCGGATCCTCTACTGGTCGTCCTAGCAAAGCCTAA